The Venturia canescens isolate UGA chromosome 4, ASM1945775v1, whole genome shotgun sequence genomic interval TTTCAATCCAAAGTATCAACTTATTCGATCAACTTTCAATTGTGCtttaatcaaattacaaaTACTCATTAATCGACTGGAATTATTCATACGATTCCAAAAATCACGGACAATtgggaaaaaatcaaattcgagacaaaaaaatcgtaattcgAGTGACCgattgagcgaaaaaatcaaaatttcaggAGACCGAGTCGTTGAATTTTTggaccatttttcactttcgattttcaaagaatattcaaattttcatgtcgtACTGTCCCTCGAGGGCAAAGGTTATCGTAGCCTCACGATTAATTCTACCCCAATTCTGAACATCTTCACAAAACCATTTTGAAGATAATAAACTTATCTCTCGGACAAGATAGTTGGAGCGACAGGTCGTTCCGCATctgaaataacaaaataatattagaAGTGACTTGTTTATGTTCCGCGTTCGATTTAcaaattcttttcttttacatTTCGATATTTTACGTACCAATTATCATAAAAGTTTACACGTTCgattacaaatttacaaaaacccaaacaaactcGTTGGAACGATCATTTTTATGAGTATAAAGAGGACAGGCACGATCGGACTTGAAGAGAAATAGAATGattgaacaaataaaaaacttgaaatgaTGTTTCAGAGGATTATGGACATTGCCGAGGAGTCGGCCAAGTCCTCGAAAGACGACGATATACCGGAAGACTGGTTATACGTAAACGCGAAAAACAATACGCTCGATTTCACGTTCAGTGCACATTTCGGGGGTGAAGTTAATTTGAACCTTTCGTCGGTGCACGTACCAACGAACGTTTACGACCGTGCCCGGGAGGTGATAAAAGCCATCAAATGGTCGGAGGAGTTGGACCACACGTTCATAAGCAATTTCGACCAAGATCCATCCCTCTCGTGGCAATATTTTGGAAGCGCGACCGGCTTCATGAGACAATTTCCCGGGACGACGTGGACCCCGAAACCCGTCGATCTTTTCGACTGTCGAACACGAGGCTGGTACATCGAGGCGGCCACCAGCCCCAAAGACGTCCTCATACTCGTCGACGTTTCTGGCAGTATGACCGgcaaaaacaaagaaattgcCAAACACGTCGTCGACAACATTCTCGATACCCTCGGGAATAACGATTACGTCAATATCATTACGTTCTCCAACGTTACATTAGAGGTGAGACGAGAAACGTTTCGAGTCGGAGAAATCGAGGAAAGGACTGAGCACTTGAATTTTCTACGATTCAATTGCTCAGAAAGTTTGTTCGCCGACCGATGGGtttgaaagtgaaaataaaatttcaccgGCCACAAAGTCGACGATGATTTGACCGAAAGTAACGAGCGAACAAAATTTCAGGTGGTTCCATGTTTCAACGGCACTCTGGTCCAGGCGAACTTAGCGAATCTTCGTGAACTGAAAGAGGCGATATTAGAACTAAAGACCGACCAAATAGCCAATTTTTCACTAGTACTTAATTACGCGTTCGAGCTATTGGAACAATTTCGCGAAGAGAAGGAAGGAGCGATGTGCAATCAGGCGATAATGTTGGTGACGGACGGCGTACCGTTCAATttcaaagaaatatttcagcgATACAACTGGCGTGAAAGGCCTGACGAACCCGACAAAGCGGACATGCCGGTTCGAGTCTTCACTTATTTGATCGGCAGAGAGGTCGCCGATGTCAGGGAAGTCAAATGGATGGCTTGCGCCAACAGAGGATATTATGTTCACCTTTCATCTTATCCGGAAGTACGAGAAAAGGtaattccaaatatttttactTTGAGAATCAACTCCTCGAGTCCTGAATCTCAAGTCTATGGTTTACTCGATGAATCAACCTCTTCCAAGCCCAATTTTGGGGTTTATGATTTCTGAGTTCCGATTTCCGACTTCTGATTCCTCATTtccgattttttattcctgatctctcatttttcgtctCTCATTTCTGTTGATTTCTTGATTAAGATTTCTGTCCGATTTCTGATGACATTCGATCAAATCTTGATGCTCATTTGTAGTTTGAGAGGTATACAGGATTACGTATATGCGTCACTGTTATCACAGTATAGCCGGTTTTTAAACGATTATCCTAACTTATTTATGAGCTGTTTACCTTTGGCGATTTCCCATcaacttttcaatcattttgaaACAAGTCAAGTGGTATTCAATAAGAAATCGATGAGAAACGCTGCGGAATAACTCTCGGCAGTAACCCCTTTGGCAACTGTGCATTGTCGCTCGATCTGTGGCGACATTTGATGGAGCATtgacataataaatatttgtttgtAAGGTGCTGAATTACGTGCCCGTAATGGCTCGGCCTTTGGTGCTGAATGGAAAGGACCACCCGACGATTTGGACGCCCGTGTACGCGGACATAACGGATCCAAAAATGGCGGATTGGAAATGGGAGCAGCGTGAGTGCGAGGAGCAGAAGCAGCGTTTCTTCCGTTTTCGAAAGgacaaaaagtttttcgtggGTGACCAGCGAGACCGTCGTTTCGCTCACAAGCCAAGGAAGTATCACGATTATCACAACGATCTGCAGGAATATCAGTTGATGACGTCGGTTAGCATGCCCGTCTACGATAGGCGGGAGAACGCGGTGAgcgatcgttaaaaaaaatgaaaaaaaaaaaagacaggaAGCACCATTTTTTGTTCTCGAATAACAATTCGAATCGTTAACAAAACCGACGGCCATTTGCATGTGTGAAAGAGTGACtcaaaaaacacaaattttttgtcGTGCGTTAGCGATGTAATTGTGacggattcatttcttttttttttgctctctctctctctctctctctctctctctctctctctctctctctctctctctctcaaccGCGGGAAAAATCCTTGATGTATTCTCTCGTTGTCGTTgatgttattttttctattcccgAGGCTAATTAAAATTTCAGGGATCGGAAAATAGTGTCAGAGACACTTTTGGTCAGAGCAGTACAcacttttatcgatttttctttaagCCACGTTATATTCGAGCGATCTTTTTCGTTGCGATCCTAAACGAAACGACAAAGAAATGAGATATTATTTTAACAAACCGACTCTCGCTTCAAGGATTATCGAAGATCATGTCCTCTTGGTTTTAAGTTCGTATTTGTTCACAGAACATCACTGAGCAGGTGCTGATAAAGGAGGCCTACTGGGTTACACAGACAAGAGAGGTTGGCagccaaaacaaaaaaaaaacaatcattacacacacacacacatatacacgtACACGTACACATATACAAACAGAGCAAAGAGCTAAAGCAACTTTGTTTCATAATATGCATATAGatttaaactaaaataaaCCCTCGTTAATGGGAACCTTGATTGCAGTTgtttaaaaattaaatcgaGTATTCACGTAGTTTTGAAAGGGAATTTATGTTTTCgtgaaattggaattttttcatttacccgGTGCTCGgaattgtttgaaaatgaaactcGAATTATTGCTGATtttatatttctcatatttcgATAGTTCGAGGATCTTGAATCGTTGTTTCACTCGGTCGTTCGTTCGATCACTAAATCATAATCGAACTATAGTTCTCCCCTCGAAATCGTCAATCTTAtggataaaataatttttttagatcaaaTCGCGATCAAACACTTCGCGgatactcgattttttttataggcgCCTCCGATAAATTAGTTTATCTTAACGTAGCCGACGGCCATGCAAGTCCCGAGAGAGCCTCCAATTAGCAGGCATGAAATTAcacgaaattcttttttcgcATCCCGAGGCTCCGACAATATCcccttcaatattttctcaacgAAAATATTTACGTTGATGGCAAATGGCGATTCGTTTAAAAATAGGAACTAACCGACTCGCCGCGCGGATCACTATTTGCGACACACTTTTGCCTCGGATCTTGAGCTTTTGCCACCTCGGGCTACAAGATCGACGGAACGATactcatttttcgattttctctcATACGTAAGAGCGCGAAAAAAATCTTGCGGTTCAATTCTCTCGATTCGTTCTGTGAAAATTCTATCGAAGCTTCctaactcgaagaaaattcgtgaaaaatgttttttacttttggacttaattgaataattataaaattgtaaatgactcgaaaaaaaaaagattttcgatGATATTCATCGAGTTTTCATGACTCATATTCGCCCACAATTTTACTTTCcacagtgatttttttctcggctTCGATGAGAGAAATCGAGTGCAAGGGAAAAAAGAGGGAACTTCGGTCGTCGGTTACATCGTACGAacccccatttttttcaatcatttgttTGAGGTCTACGCTCGTTCTTCTCGTATTTTATTATAAGTTCGATTATTTAGGTAGGTTTTGTCTttaggttatatatatataatttaaCGATAAATTAGTAAGAGAAGCGCTCTTCTTGACGAGTAGTAAAAGGTCCTGCCCCGTCCGCCCGCCTGTTGGATTGTCATAAAGCAAATATTGAATAATGCGTCCTCGTTACGGTTTGCCGATACGAAACATCGGAAGTTTTTAATGCTCGTTGTTGCAGCGATTCGTACGAATTGAGATACCAAATAAGCAAATCCTCCCCCGAATTCACCGTTATCGAGTATGAAGATTAAAAGAACATTTTGTTGGTTGTTAGAACATTATATTTGTGATATGcattattcgaatgaaaaaatccttccaattgACATTCCATTTGAAGCGACACAAAAAaccatcatttttcatcattttatcatttttttattttctctctctttttctttctgcaTTAACTTCAAATCGAAGATATCACGATTCCTCGAGCGTCTTTCATATTCGAATGGTGTAAATCTCGATTAGTCATGAAGTTAGATGGGTAGTCAATTGACGAAAGCAGTTTTGCAGCCCTTTCCTCTCCAAAGTCAGCCTCGGAGTCGTTCAAAAATCATCAACATCTCAAGTCACTTTctaccaattttttaatttgttcccccccccccccctccctccctccctccatCTCAATTCAGAACAATACgcgaaaaatataatgaaaaaatcaatgcaCGCTAATGGATTCCATCGATCGGAATACTGATTCCAACGAAAGATCGTTGcgataaaaattcatgaaaaacgaCTGAATTTTTGTAGAGGAAATGTTTgttaaaaccgaaaaaaatgtacgaacatgaataatattaaaatttaGGATAGTTCGTGCAAACAATGTATTTAAATACATATAGATACATAAATATGGATTTgcaaatatatctatatatgtatatggaaTATTAATGAGATCGTAGTGCGTTATAGCAACGTAAAAACGTACGAGAGTGAATAATTTAAAGagttatcattattattattattattattattgttattgtaaTTATTGCTATTATTATGGTAAagattaatgattttattgaaacgcTAGATCGTGAGTATTAGAAAAAGTCATTATGTCATAgcattgttaataaaaaggtAGTACGCTTTGGGTAATGCGACTTGAAGaattaacatatttttatcgcatccgaatattttgattttttcgtttctgtcAACTATcgtaaaaatgattgaattttcattgatttgaaacatttgattattattttattcactTATTTGATTGAATTAATGTACCTCCTGGTCTCAACACGACTATCGTTTTACAGACTAGAATAGCCGATCTCCTGGGAGTCGCCGGGACCGATGTACCTATCAAGGAAATACAGAAACTCATGGCACCCCACAAGGTCAATATTTAAAGCAAATTGAGCTTTGCGAGCACAGTGCTGAACAAGGCTGGAATTATTCTTCACTTGGTACAAGTGAAGAAGTTTCGTTTTGCAGCGATTCAATGACGCTTCTCTTGTTACAGCTCGGTGTCAATGGCTATGCCTTCATCGTGACCAACAACGGTTACGTGCTCATTCATCCTGACCTCAGGCCAGTGGTTAGTTCGAATGTTTCCTCGCTCTACGTACATCAATGACAACAGAAAAACTCAATCTTGTTCCCCGATCTGATTCTAGTTCGAAGGGATCTTGAAACCTTCGTACAACAGTGTCGACATGGCCGAGGTCGAACTCATGGATCTCGGCAAAGGTCCGAGAGACTTCGACGAAGGAATTCTCTCGGTAAGATTCTCTCGCTTGATCGAACCGTTCGATCGGTCCACTCAACATTTTCGACATTCGATTTTTAACCTCTGCTCTCATTTTACACGAATTTCAGCTTCGCGATGACGTGATCAACCAAACTCCCGGTAGCGCTACCCTTTTCACGAAATACCACTACGACAATATGGTTAGTTAACATTTTCACATTTACTCGATCCTATTCGTTCATTTTCACACCAAACACTCTTttgaattcagaaattttcgattatacgaaaatgaaaaaatcccaAGTTCGTTGAAGCTTCAGCATCAGTTCTGCTGAATAACTGAAAAGCTATTTTGCACTTCAGAAAAGAGTTGGaaggatgaaaagaaaatacgaTTACCGAGGTATCGAGAGTACGCCCTTCACCGTCGTGGTCAGCCTACCGGAGCACGGTCACGCGGGAAGTTATCGGGTCAAAGCCGAAGAAGAGATTCATCGCTCTACGGTCGAAGGTatgtaaaattttgaattctcTTAAGACAATACGTTCATCACCGACAGCAggcaggaaataaaaatcatagaAATTCAATCATTTCGCTAGAATAACCGCAAAAATGAGAAATCACGGGGTCGAGcgctcacttttttctctcgaattcTCTCAATTTTTATCGCGCTTCGACGACGATGTATACGAAAATTAGCATATCGAGAAATACCCAACGGACGAGATCGACACTTGCAACGTATGGAGACCACACGCCACGAACGTATCGTTTATTTTCACCCGGGAAAACTATCCTGATCCTTGACACCAtcgagaaaaatcgtttcacaagaaaccaaattttatcaaaaccCGTTGAAAATCCCGAGAGCTTTAAGCAAAATATTGAATCAgcaattattcgagataattCATTGGCCAACTAAGAGTAGTTCGatatctttttttattgacgtCTAAAATTATCGTAATTTGTGTTACTTCGTTAACGCTTTTCTCAACATTTCCATTCGATTGTGAAATTTCCTGATGAATTCTTCCACCAACGAGTTCAAATCTCGTCAGGAGTTTTGAAAGAGGTTTTTTCAAGAGTTCAATGGCAAATCAATGGAAGGCCAGTAATTTCTCCCCCATTACATATCCTTCGATAGTCGCGCTGAGACTATCGAAactatcgagaaaaataggagaatactctaaattttttttctacttgtcAAACAATTAATGTTCTTTAGAACAgtggtcaaaaaataaaaaaaaaaaaattattttcttccctACCGTCGGGTAGAGTGAGACTTTCTCTCACTGCGCGACTAAAATCGGTTAGTATTCGGCAGTGTGTGATGAGGTCAGCAAAAAGCGTGACACAGGAATTGGCTATGAGAGAATCTCTCGTCAAGCGATTAACGAACGTTGGCGAGGTAGCGCGACGATCGAAGGGTTAAGGCAGTCCATacacgaaacaatttttttaagaaagtcttgaaatttaggcAGAgcttaagggtgaatgatacaaaagtcgaaataattagaaattgatcaaatttggtgataatgttcttcaacatcaagtgcgaaaacacaaattttttcaaaattttcttctgtttagttatcgagtaattacgcattaaagcagatttcttatgcccggaatgtatacctatatatatggaaacgctatgcttatacacgtgaactttagtgatcaattactcgacaactgtacagaagaaaaatcttaaaaaatttgtattgtcaaatttggcactaaagaatatgttcaccaaattttataaaattctgatcattttgaatttttttatgtttttagcatggtttagcatggcaacattgtatcgcctgtgcaatatatccttaacgcatgtcaaattttaaggagctcgtcttattggttatctAGATAAGCGtgtttaaaaatgaagaaaaaatatgcacaGGTTTTTAGGGACTAtgggtaaaaaatcgtttatcttccCATACAGCGAATGAACGCTTcctacgaagtttatgaaaaacgtgcacaataacaatgaagtatacagCGAAGGTTTGGGATAAAATTCGAGAAGATTGTCttgctagtaataaagatatattacgttaaagatttgctcacatttgcttatttcggcattttgtttcttcttggcttggcccattcctgtctttttatcaatatttttttctcgattcatttctcgttgtgttttccctttgggcttttttacataaaaactatAGCATTTTAGGcaaggacgaatgaaatttggggttcggtcagtgatggatccccgattttattgattaacgacttgtaatttcattcgccaaaagataagttgaaaaaatgtatttacaatttcgaattaacaactctgacattaatttaaagtgataatatcttcaattaggaAGTGAAAATTGGTCCAATTTAGAGagccataaaatacgatcaaaGGGAGAAATTTAtagattatttaaaaaatggtgaaaaaagattttgttgCGCAACAATCGAGTGTGAAAAGAGATAGTGTCGAAGCAATTTTTCTCGATGGTTGAACCAGAATGACGGCAGTTATTAATATTGTTTCGTAACGGGATCGAGGTTCGAGTATCTCCGCAACAGTCTCGTTCGCTAAAAGCTTTCATGACATTCATTCAGCGACTCTTAATTTCGTACGAATCGAATTATCGCAGGTAAAATTGTGACAGACTACTTCGCGGACAGTAACTGGCGGGTGCATCCGGACTGGGACTATTGCAAGTAAGTTTACGTCAAAGATgaaaacgaaagaatttttGGAGGATAAAATATTGTAAAGAAACTGAATGGAGCTCGACGGTAATACGAAGAGAGATAttttgtcattgaatattcgtcGACCCGGCAGATACCACTACGAGGGTGAGCACAAGTTCAACTCCTCGGAGAGGCAGCTCCTGCATTTTTTGGAGCGAACCCGCCAGCCGggctggaaatggatcgagagcAGGCAGCGATCCCAACCGCCCGAGCATTCTGCCGCAAATTCTTCGGGTTCCGAACACAGTAAGCCTAAACAAACCCAACCAAACCCGAGCAAATGTGAATAATTTATTGATCGATTcgacattgaaaaaaagtgaaaaaattcttatccCTCGCCAAAATTTGCCGACAAACTATGAAAGCTTTCAGATATAACCGGAAGCAGCGCAATTACACTTCGCCCCGTttccctcccccctcccccgaGAGACTAAGCGAATTGTGACGAAGCAcgaataacgaattttttcactttacccACCGGTCCTTCGAGTCTCACCGTGTAAACctgattttttcatatacCCAGCGACTCCAACCCCGGACAAGAATTCCTACTTTTGCGATCGAAGTTTGCTCCAGAGTTTGGTTTTCGACGCAAAGGTAACCGCGTGGTTCGCGAACATCAACACCACCCGCGAGGAGAAGGGGTGAGCATTAGAAAGTTTTCGTTAACTGGCCCTGCTCCGGGGACGATCTCATGTGAAAGGGTctcaaaagtaaaaataacagtaaaacaaaaaaacaaagaggaaacgaaaaaatttggtCTTCGTTACGTCTGACACGGAAACTCACTCTCATATATTTTCTATACACgtatacaaaaaatatataatttatcAAATGTATATGATGAACGTCGTCACGATTTAGCCCACTTTCGTCACACGCACGatcgatttcgtattttttttcttcttatttttctaACGTACTATCGTTTCTCTTTATCTTCATGCTCTtattacattatttttattactattattacgattattataattatattatGATTGTTatgattatcattattgtCGTTATCATGATTGTTGAATCGTCGTTTTTGCGTTTGTCGCACAGTTGTTAAAACGGTGATAGTCGTGATGCACCTGTTCCTTTTTACTAATATACTTGACCACTTTGACGCCATGCAGACCTTTAGCTAGGCTGATGAACCTCCTGCCCAGGTAACGCCATCACATCTGCACCTTACGTTTcttagaaaataataatacttTATTATATTCTACTTCATTCGTGTCTCGTTATCGAAATGTCTGTCCGGAGCCTCTTTCCTCGTTTATCGAGCCGGTCCTCCGGCCACTCGATTCGTCACGCCACTTCCCCCTCCCTCGTCACTCTTTCCGTCCCATGCAGTCGTTTTTCTATCCTCCCGCGATCAATCGTTTTATCTTTCTCACACATGATTTTTGCACCTAGATTCTCTTTGTATTTTGAGTTTTAAAAACGAGtttgagaaagaagaaaaaaccttGGAGCCTTGCCAccgcgggggggggggcgatgcgaaaatccttttttttcacaggaacgaacgagaaatattccgcCACGATTTTTGACAGTTTCATCACAGCAGATTCTAACACAAATTAGTTTCAATACGTTTTTACAACGCTTCTGTCGAttgatcaattattttcaatttttaacgaGCATttggacagaaaaaaatatataagttCGACGGCATATATCGAACGAGCGATCCACTCTTCACAACTTGACACattaaaatgaagaaatttgaGAGGTCTAGCGAGCCTGATCAATGCTGCGATAAAATAACATGCATTTTtctacgaacattttttttctttcgatccaCCATTTTTGTGGACAAATATTCACGATGCTTTTCGACccaaatttttgactttcatCAACGATATTCAAAATCTATAGAATTTcaaaatcgatagaatttcgTTGGTAcgattgaaaatattgttgaattttttccacgcgCAGTGCAGCCACCTGACAACACTTTTGTGTATCATTCAGGAAAGAGTTTCAACAACGCTTCGGCTTCACCCTCGCCTTCATGGCAACTCACAGCGGTCTCACTAGATGGCAAGATTTCAACGTCGACAACGACACGACACCGCTCGCTCATCATTTCAGCAATCTTTATTCGCGCGCCATCGACGAAATTTGGTACAAACGGGCAGTCGAACACAACTATCTTCAGCCTGACAGCTTCGTGTTTTCTGTGCCGATCGATGACGCCGGTGCAGATAATACAACACTCGTGACTGCCAGCAGAGCTATTTTCATTGGTAATTAACAAATTTCGTTGCAAATCATTCTGGCTAAAAGTCGATTCCTCACTGGGCATGAAAACTACTTCGATCTTCgtatcttcgatttttttatcgaaaaagtcAAAGTTAGAGCTCTCAATTATTATTGAACGTCTTCGTAttacgaatttttcttcaaattcattttcaagtaGGAACAATAATTATTAGCCTGTCAAACGAATAAATTGACGAATGGATTTTAGGtgacgagaaaaagaaagccCCAGTCGCGGTGGTCGGTTTCCAATTCCAACACACCGCACTCCAGGGCCTTTTTCAAAGTATAACTTTCAGTTGcgacaaaaataataactgCGAAAATAATTGCTTCAACGACTCCTTGGCTTGTTATCTCGTCGATAACAATGGTTACATCGTCGTTGCTGAGGCCGTTTCGGACGCTGGCAAATTTTTTGGAGAGGTTAGAGGACCTGTCATGGCAAGGATGGTAGAGGAGGGAATTTTCGAcaaaattcgtattttcgaTTATCAAGCGGTCTGCTACAGAAATACTCAAACATCTAACGATGGCACGATACTTTTTACGGTGAGTTATTATCACCAGTTTTACAATAAAACAGAATTTGAACGGCGCTCAGCCTCTAGGAATTTATTTCCAGTTGATTATTTGACAGCTCGCATTTCtgtgtttttattctttataacagttttttcaacgagattTTACGATAATTTCAATAACGATGCTTCATCGTGCAATacaaaaactcaatttttctgtCACAAAATTCAGATTTTGTCgtttgtagtttttttttttgaaaattttcacctTCTCGGCatcaaaaaatgattgaatgtaaagaaaataaagtaaTTATGGAGGGCCAAAGTAATCGTCTCGAATGTGCTAACGCTTTTTTCGGTCGGCCAGCCATGGAAAACAATGCAGAGAACGTTCTCATGGATAATGAGCCACATTGTGTGGACATGGGCGAAAATGGGCTTGTGGGAGAGCGACTATACTTACGCTTGGCCTGATCCGAGCGAGGAAGAAGGTTCTGCTCAGAACCACTACGACAATGATGACAAATCTTCCGAGTCCGGTTCCGGTGGGGACAAAGCGTTTTTgcagaaaaacgtttttctcaACAAAACGAAACG includes:
- the stj gene encoding voltage-dependent calcium channel subunit alpha-2/delta-3 isoform X7, with protein sequence MKNLALVVVFVLVIFSPPGKPYTISHNTVKTWAHKLGFELSQLGKYVTNVEKFSESYKAAKFLPQDGNDLVREIAKSIKAMMESKISAIKRIMDIAEESAKSSKDDDIPEDWLYVNAKNNTLDFTFSAHFGGEVNLNLSSVHVPTNVYDRAREVIKAIKWSEELDHTFISNFDQDPSLSWQYFGSATGFMRQFPGTTWTPKPVDLFDCRTRGWYIEAATSPKDVLILVDVSGSMTGKNKEIAKHVVDNILDTLGNNDYVNIITFSNVTLEVVPCFNGTLVQANLANLRELKEAILELKTDQIANFSLVLNYAFELLEQFREEKEGAMCNQAIMLVTDGVPFNFKEIFQRYNWRERPDEPDKADMPVRVFTYLIGREVADVREVKWMACANRGYYVHLSSYPEVREKVLNYVPVMARPLVLNGKDHPTIWTPVYADITDPKMADWKWEQRECEEQKQRFFRFRKDKKFFVGDQRDRRFAHKPRKYHDYHNDLQEYQLMTSVSMPVYDRRENATRIADLLGVAGTDVPIKEIQKLMAPHKLGVNGYAFIVTNNGYVLIHPDLRPVFEGILKPSYNSVDMAEVELMDLGKGPRDFDEGILSLRDDVINQTPGSATLFTKYHYDNMKRVGRMKRKYDYRGIESTPFTVVVSLPEHGHAGSYRVKAEEEIHRSTVEGKIVTDYFADSNWRVHPDWDYCKYHYEGEHKFNSSERQLLHFLERTRQPGWKWIESRQRSQPPEHSAANSSGSEHSKPKQTQPNPSKSTPTPDKNSYFCDRSLLQSLVFDAKVTAWFANINTTREEKGKEFQQRFGFTLAFMATHSGLTRWQDFNVDNDTTPLAHHFSNLYSRAIDEIWYKRAVEHNYLQPDSFVFSVPIDDAGADNTTLVTASRAIFIGDEKKKAPVAVVGFQFQHTALQGLFQSITFSCDKNNNCENNCFNDSLACYLVDNNGYIVVAEAVSDAGKFFGEVRGPVMARMVEEGIFDKIRIFDYQAVCYRNTQTSNDGTILFTPWKTMQRTFSWIMSHIVWTWAKMGLWESDYTYAWPDPSEEEGSAQNHYDNDDKSSESGSGGDKAFLQKNVFLNKTKRQSCDKEVYLYLLRNGTTREYDVDYDSTRGCDRPFVVQPVSFSNLLLVVVDTNCPDTAEPSLSVEPEEVLYPNTTLACQKAMNELRRQRPHSCIRNHTRESEIKDRCGDASSFGPNVNLLALMIIVLALAISRIGQN